From the genome of Acinetobacter sp. TR3:
TATAAGGACTGAGCTGAGGAATGTTCGCAACAGCTAAAATTAAAGCCAATGAAATACCCCCACGGACGCCACCCCATGACAGAATAGTTAAGCTACCATTGTAACTTTTGTATCGAAATGAAGGAAATAAAGCAAAAGCTGAGAAATTCGCTGCGAATCGTGAAAAATGAAGAATTAAGAAAGAAACAATTCCACCAATAATTAAATTTACACTTAAATCTAAAATAAATAATTCTAAACCAATCAATGTAAATAGAAATGAATTAATAATGCCTTCAACTGTATGCCAGAAATGATTTACTTCACGAATTTCACGTTGTTCACGGATTTCTTGCCATTTATTCCCAACAATTAAACCGCCAATTACACAAGCAATTGGCGCAGATGCATGCGCAAATAACGCAACTAGATATGAACCACTCGCAAGTAATGCAGTCGTTAAAATTAGCGACTCCATCTCATGCTTACCACGCAATAACCGCAAAATTCCAAAGCCAAATGCGAAACCAATAATCACTGCGACAAAAATTTCATATAATAATGTTTCAACAGTCGCAAGCAATGAGAAGTGCTCACCTTGTAAAACTTTCAGTAAAGTCATGAACAAAGCGATACACATCGCATCGTTAAATAAAGATTCACCTTCTAGTTTTACAATCAAGTGATGAGGTGCACGAATGGAACTTAATACGCCTTTAATTCCAATGGGATCGGTTGCTCCCAAAGCCGCGCCGAGGAGCAATAAAACTGAAATCGGAACAGGATAGCCCACTGCCCATTGGAAAAAATATAAAATTCCCGCATAAAAACCGGCACATAATACTAAAGCAATCGTTGCTAATATACTGATTGGCTTCCAGTAATTACGTAGATCTGAAATTTTAAACTTTAAAGCAGAAGACGTTAGGATAAAGCAAATTACACCATTAATTAAAAAATCATAAAAATCAATTTCGCGTACTGCGGCTTCAATATTATGAATATTAATCGTAATAAACTCATTTCCATTTAATAAACTCGCTCCCCACTGTAAAATAAAGACAAAAATTGCTGACACAATTGGTACACCAATTGCCTGTGGGAATCCTAAAATTCTTTTATTAAAAATGGTCGTTGCAATGGATAATGCAAAAATTACGGTTAATGCCTGTAATAGAAAATAATTCCCCATACAACCTCTTACTTATTTTCAATAAGATACGTTACTTAAATTTTAAAATTTAATGCCGATAAAATTTATGAATGGATTATTCTAAAACTGAGTGGAAAATTAGTGTCTATACAGCAATTTTTTTATTTCAAAAGAGATAACTTAGATGCAGTAATAAACCCATCATCCTCAAATCAGTATAGACAATTTAATTTTACGTTAATTTTTTTTATAAATCGTATATCTTCCGTATAAAAATCAAGGACAAATATTCATCATTTTTACTTAAAAGTATCACATTGATTGATATCTCCAGATTTCAGACCTTGCTGAAACCAATGCGTTCGTTGTTCACTACTACCATGTGTAAAACTATCGGGAACAACCTGACCTGTAGCACTACGTTGTAAATAGTCATCGCCAATTTTCTCGGCAGCATCCATCGCTTCTTCAATATCACCCTGTTCTAAAAATTGAGTGCGCTGTTGATTCTGATGTGCCCAAATACCAGCAAAACAATCCGCCTGTAATTCTAAACGGACAGAAAGCTGATTTCCTTGTGTTTGGCTAGCTTGTGCACGTGCTTGCTGTACTTGACCAGAGATGCCCAATAGATTTTGAATATGATGCCCAACTTCATGCGCAATGACATAAGCCTGCGCAAAATCCCCTGCTTGATCTTGACGAGAAAGTTCTGTCTGATTCTGCTCACCAGAAATACCCATTTGCTGGCGCATATCTTTAAAGAAAGCAGTATCGATATAAACTTTTTGATCCGCAGGACAATAAAACGGCCCCATTGCTGCTTGTGCCCTACCACAAGCTGATTTATCGACACCGCTAAACAAAACTAAGCGTGGTGGCGTGTAAGTCATGCCAAGTTTTTGAAAAATCGGAGTCCAAGTATCTTCTGTATCCGCAAGAATAGTTCCAACAAAATCACTTGCCTCTTTCTGTTCAGCAGTTAAATTTTGTGGCGCAACACCCTCTTGCGAAGATTGGGCACTGGTAACCGCTTGAGTCGCTTGATAGGCTTGTTGTGGATCTACTCCAAAAAACTTCCACGCAACAAATGCAACGATCAAACCTATAATACTGATTCCACCTGCTTTTGCTCCGCCACCACCACGACGATCTTCAACATTGGTACTGACACGACGACCTTTCCAACGCATATTAACCTCACATATGATAATGATGGTGATTGAGCATTTTATTTATACAGATGCTTTTGACCAAAATTTTTGAATAAGCATGACAACCATTAATACAATAGCACCTGCAATAAAGCCGATTCCTAGATTAATCAAAGTTGGTGTTAAGGCACCAATAATTGAACCAAAACTTGGAATCAACTCTAAATGGTCAACAGTTTTTTCAGTAAAATGATGTAATAAAGGAACTGTATGCGAAATAATTCCACCACCTACCAAAAACATTGCAACCGTTCCAACAATAGATAATGTTTTCATTAGAATAGGAGCAAATGCGAGTAGACCACGACCTATTTTATTTTTAAACGCTGATGCTTGTTGTGTTAAATATAAGCCTAAATCATCAATTTTCACAATCATTGCAACAAAACCATAAACACCTACGGTCATTACGATTGCAATCACACTTAATACAGTCACTTTAGTCATAAATGCTGCTGTTGCAACTGTACCTAACGAAATCACCACAATTTCAGCAGATAAAATAAAATCGGTACGAATCGCACCTTTTACTTTTTCTTTTTCAAACTTGTCTAAATCTATTTCGATCTGTTCCAAGCTTTCATTGGCTTCCTCAGCTGTTTTTGCTTTTTTATGCTGGAGCATGTGTACAACTTTTTCTACTCCTTCATAACATAGAAATAAGCCGCCAATCATTAATAAAGGATTGATTAACCAAGGTGCAACTACGCTAATCAGTAATGCTAATGGAACCAAGATAAGTTTATTAACGAAAGAACCTTTAGCTACGCCCCATACCACAGGCAACTCTCGATCTGCGCGTACGCCACTGACTTGCTGCGCGTTTAGGGCTAAATCATCACCCAACACCCCTG
Proteins encoded in this window:
- a CDS encoding cation:proton antiporter yields the protein MGNYFLLQALTVIFALSIATTIFNKRILGFPQAIGVPIVSAIFVFILQWGASLLNGNEFITINIHNIEAAVREIDFYDFLINGVICFILTSSALKFKISDLRNYWKPISILATIALVLCAGFYAGILYFFQWAVGYPVPISVLLLLGAALGATDPIGIKGVLSSIRAPHHLIVKLEGESLFNDAMCIALFMTLLKVLQGEHFSLLATVETLLYEIFVAVIIGFAFGFGILRLLRGKHEMESLILTTALLASGSYLVALFAHASAPIACVIGGLIVGNKWQEIREQREIREVNHFWHTVEGIINSFLFTLIGLELFILDLSVNLIIGGIVSFLILHFSRFAANFSAFALFPSFRYKSYNGSLTILSWGGVRGGISLALILAVANIPQLSPYSSILIGYTFISVLLSGVVCGLGLPAVMNTFYYNPNEQTEGLKGFYQQMCNKMNRRGFKYIVDEDALGKEIITIYNPEILLDQKSDDGVATVHHPNKRDEVRRLENPNNF
- a CDS encoding DUF808 domain-containing protein yields the protein MASGLLLLLDDIATILDDVAVMSKMAAKKTAGVLGDDLALNAQQVSGVRADRELPVVWGVAKGSFVNKLILVPLALLISVVAPWLINPLLMIGGLFLCYEGVEKVVHMLQHKKAKTAEEANESLEQIEIDLDKFEKEKVKGAIRTDFILSAEIVVISLGTVATAAFMTKVTVLSVIAIVMTVGVYGFVAMIVKIDDLGLYLTQQASAFKNKIGRGLLAFAPILMKTLSIVGTVAMFLVGGGIISHTVPLLHHFTEKTVDHLELIPSFGSIIGALTPTLINLGIGFIAGAIVLMVVMLIQKFWSKASV
- the ypfJ gene encoding KPN_02809 family neutral zinc metallopeptidase — encoded protein: MRWKGRRVSTNVEDRRGGGGAKAGGISIIGLIVAFVAWKFFGVDPQQAYQATQAVTSAQSSQEGVAPQNLTAEQKEASDFVGTILADTEDTWTPIFQKLGMTYTPPRLVLFSGVDKSACGRAQAAMGPFYCPADQKVYIDTAFFKDMRQQMGISGEQNQTELSRQDQAGDFAQAYVIAHEVGHHIQNLLGISGQVQQARAQASQTQGNQLSVRLELQADCFAGIWAHQNQQRTQFLEQGDIEEAMDAAEKIGDDYLQRSATGQVVPDSFTHGSSEQRTHWFQQGLKSGDINQCDTFK